A segment of the Hallerella succinigenes genome:
TTCCCATTTGCACTGTACGTATAGCTAGCCAACATGGAATTGCCTTCGCGTGTTTCAACGAGGCGTCCCTTGTTGTCATAAGTTCTAGTCCTTGTTGACTTTTGCGTCCAACCGCTTCCATCCCATTCCGAATAGGTCGAAGAAGCCAGCTCGTCGGACAAGTTATAGACATAGGACAATTGTACCGCGGGAACATCGTCAAACAGATAGACGACCCACTGTCTTGACATGCGCCCAATGCGGTCATAGGACTTCATTTTTATAGATACAGGATTACCTTCACCGTCGTAGGCAATGATAGCCCCGACATCATAATCGCGTATTCCGTCCATCTGAGACAGAATGTTTCCAAGCAGCGAACTGTTCAGGTTTACCCCGTATAGGGTCAATGTATCGGATGTCGGCTTTCCGTAAACTGTGCGGACTATGGGAGTAAGAGCTGCGGAGGCAATCGCCGTATTTGGGGCTGCAAAGTCATGACCGCCATGTACTTCGCCGATTGCGACAACACGCCCTTCGCCGTCATATACATTCGCCATAAAGTAGTTGTTTCCCAAAGCCTTCTGGCGAGCGTTTCTCGTAAACCTTAAATTTCCCAAGGAATCATAGGCATATTCCACCAGGCCACGGTCATTGGATTTTTTCGAGAGCAGGCGACCCATGGCATCATAGCCCATCGTATCCGCAAACGCAGGGTAATCCCTAAGATAAGATCGAATCAACCTATCATAGCCATCATACTCGTTCATGACAACGAGTTCATTCTCGCCATCGTATGTCCATGTCGATACAGTCCTGTTTTTCTCATCCGTTACACTTTGCGTATAACGCCCTTCAGCATCGCGAGATATCGTCAAATGCTTTCCGCCAGGGTTCTTGATTCTTTTCCTGAAATTATCCGATATATTGTCTTCGTTCAAATAATTCAAATAGAGAAAGTCCGTCGCAACAGATGCGGGCAAACCGTAGGCTTCCTGGACTTGCTGCTGATATTCAAAAGAACGCCTCGCTATCCCTGCATTCCTTCCGAAGGAACCGGAAGTATTTCCATATCTCGGTTCGAATTCCGTGAAGGCATTACTCTCCGCATTCGGTTTGTCTGTAGAATCGGTTCCGTCGTAATAATTATTCGCCGCGGTCACACAGGCTTCGCAAGCCATATCCATATACCCGAATGCAGTCGTATCACGCACAAACGACATCGGCTCATATTTTGTTTTTCCGAGAGCGTCACTATATACGGCTGACACAATATACTTTCCGTCAGCAAGAGAATCCTGCTTCTGCACAGTCGAACCGAAGGCGTCCTTGAAAAATGCCGATGTAAACTTTCTCGCATTTGACTGGTTGACGGGATCAAGATAGGAATCGGTCTTTACCATTTCCGGTACGACATCGAGCGTCCTCGCCTCACAGGGAGCAAATTCAACGACCACATTCACATTTTCATGCATGGCCGTGATATCAAAATCAATCTTCGAATACGGCCTGTTTCCATAGACCTTAAAAAGCTTTACATATTCATTTGCATCTCTCATTGCATTAAACGACGGATTTATGGGAGGCATTTTCGAAATAATTTCTCCATTGAGAACAACAACTTTTCCATTCACCGTAATCCGTTCTATCGTCGAACCGGCCTTGCCTATTATGGAAGCGGAAGCCTTTTCACCTTCGTATAGACTAAACGGAGAAGTACCCGACGGGGAGTTCATCGATACACGACCACTTCCCGTAATCGAAAAAGTCAACTGATATGGTTTAGGTGGCAGAAACTGGATTGACGGGAGTTGCTTTAGATTGTATACAATCCGGCCTATTCTAAATGTCATATTTTGGTTTTGTGGGTAAGCCAGCTGAAATTTGAAACCTGGAGCCGGCCTAGTTACATAAGATGACGTATAGAAAGGGCCGCCCCACTGATAAGTGTAATCTTCGGGACTAAATACCCCCATCGTCTGATTCTTCTTCATGGACGGATAATACGCATCTGCAGTTCCTTGAAACTCATTGAAATACCAAATGCAAAGACTATCGTCAACATCGACCGGATTAAGCATTTTGACTTCGATGTTACGTATTCCACCAACTACGGGGTACTCTCTAGAATAATCATAAGCAAGGAGTCCCCCAGCTTGCGAAAATGTTCCCATATTCACAAGAAGGCCAGTCCCAATGCCGTTTGGTTCAGTAATAGAAACCCCGGCCCCGTTAAATGATTTCGCTATCCATCCAGGTCTCAAACCATTCGGCCCATAGACATCCATTCTGGTCACTTGTTTCTTCTCCGGACGTGTTTTTACAGTTCCGTTATACAAGACCGGACGCATCCAATTAAGCAATTCCGGTTTGGCGTGAGCAACATCGTTTTGCCATAGCTGTACCTGAATTTCACCGTCTATAAAGAAAGACGACTGGACAGAATAGGATTTTCCCCTATACAGAAACGGTCCCATTTCTACAACGGTAAGATAATTCGAATTCGCATCGACAATAGACCTCCATCTAAAAAAGTTTCCCATGTTGACATCGGCAGAAATAGGCTGTAGATAGGGTTCGATGTCCTTATCAAGACCGTTAGTCGAATTTCCAAACGAAATGCGGCCATCGGCATAAATGGTAAGATTCGAATATGTTCGCGACATATAGGTAAACTGATGTGCTTCAGAAAGACTGAGAACTGTCCCGTTCACCGAAAAAGGAACAACTTGCGCATCTGACATGTCTATCCAGCTAGGGAGCGCCCTATGAATTTTGCCATCGCTATATCGCTGGGCAATGACATCCGCAAAGGAAAATCCGACAATCAGGAATAGAAAAATTAGTGTCTTTTTCATTTTTCCTCCTATTCAATTACGGCATCCGCCTGTACATAAATGTTGTTGGCCCAAATAAGCCCTTCCCACCTGGATCGGGGCGCAAGGCTCACGGATGCGAACGGAGCGACAAGAATGGACGCAAAATCAGAATAGACTCCGAAATACATCAAGTCAGTTGTATTCGTATAAAGGAATACATTTTCTGCTCCACCTGGAGAATTATAGAGCCCCGCACGGTCAGCAATGCTGATACCGTTTTGTACCCACAGACGAACAGGGCCATCAAAGTACACCCTGACATCAGGTTCTACGACAAAGGAGTCGAAATAATATTCCCCCTCCTCAAAATGTATTTCCGAATTTGCATAGGCATGGAAATCCTTATATGCACCAGAAGATATCGTTGCCGAATCATTCACGCCGACGATAAAATCCGTTATTCCTGTAACGAAATAATTTACAGGTATGTCCGCAATATGGACATCCCTATGTTCAATTTGTCCGTGCGTTGCACCATCCTGCATATACAGATTTCCACCTAAAGTAATATCCTCGACATTTGAATTGGACCGTAACAAGACATCCCCTTCAACAGTCATCTGTGCAAGAACATTTGCTCCTGCGCAAACCTCGACCGTTTCACCGACAACTTCATCGGCAGAAATCGAAGCCCGATCATAAAGGGCCATATATCCTGTAGCATAGACCTTGTGCCCTAACAAATTCCTATACGGTAAAGGAATATTCTCATGTTCGTCAACTCCGCTACTATCGTCATCGCTTTCATTCTTGTTTTCAGCAATGTTGTCATCTTCAACGAAAATAACTTGCTTATTTCCATATTCATCCTCCAGGAACAACGTATCGATTGAAGCCTTGGAGAAATCCAAATCAACACAGGTGCTGCGGAAATAGGTCGTTCCCTTGAACCACAGACGAACGCCGAACGGGAACTGAATACAGAATTTACGATACGAACTATCCCCCCTACTGACATATAGTGCCGTATCCAAAGCTATGCCGACAGGAATCAAATTGCTGTTGGTACTGATACTATATTGCAATGTTTTATCCGATGAATCCGCAGTCGGGTGCTCCCTAACCAGGTCTATCGTATAAGTCAAAGATACGCCATTAGCCCCGATGACATTTATTTCTATGCGGTTCTCTCCAGGTTCCAAATGAATTTCACTTGTCAAATCCTGGAAGTTATATCCGGGAGAAAATATTGAACCGACCCACGATATCAGTGCACCAAAGAAATTGACACCCTCATAGGAAACCTGATTCCCGTTATGAAGCACCTGCACAGAAGCTACATCCAGCGGTTCCATCAAGGCGGGTGATATTTCAATGACAGAGTCATTCGACAATACCTTGGCCGAATAATTTAAAATGTATTGACGGAATTCGGACGAAATTGTTGTCACGGCACCCGTAACCTGAATTCCAGAAAGAGTTATATCCACGTCATCCGCCGATACATACTTCATTGGAACAATATGCTTTCTGCGACTTTTCGTTTCTTTATCCGATGCCCGTACAACAACAGCGGGTGTTCCATTTGAGCCAAAAGCCAAGCTGGCCGAATTCACCATTTTATTTGACTTAATGAAAGCAGGGATACCAACAGAAAGCCATCGTGAATCTCGATAACTTACAAGAGTGAGTCCATCTTCGTTTTGACTATTCGCAAACAAGACATAAGGGATTCCATTCCGAACAGCAAAATCAAACGGAGCATCACTTTCTAAATAAGCAATAATCCGGCGTTCCTGTTCAACGGGTAATCCCGCAGAATTTACAATAGAAGCATCCTCGTAGGGAGTAAACTGGAGTCTATGCTCGGGAATACCATCTTCATCTTCCGTGTCGACAAATTCGCCCCTGAGAACCGTAATAGCAGTCTTACCAGTATTGTCCACAGAGACATTGTATGCGACAGCAAGGTAGATATAGTCAGCATCGCCAACAATCTTAAACTGCTTCACCATGGTAAGTGGTATTGAATCATCCATAAAGACAAAATCTCCTAGATAATTCGGGAGCATGTCACCCGAAGCAGAATCCTTTGTAAGAGTCGGCCCCGCCCAAATACTTCCTGAGCCAGATATTCCTGATTCCGAAGAATCAAAAAGCCTCTTTATAATCAAGAATTTGGGAGAAGAAACGCTATCTCCATGTTCAGCAATCACATCATCCTTATATAGTTCAAAATAGGGATTTCGTGCAACATACGCCACATAGAGTTTTCCGCCAGGACCTGTTGTCAAATCAACGCCAAACACATCGCCATTCTCTATAATACCCGGTACAACAGATGGAGGCGCATCAAAATCTTGCCCAAACACCGTATAGCCACCTATAGGCATCCATACATTGTTTATAAAGCAACTGGAAGCAAGTACCGAAGGCGTTGTGCTATCATGGGCAGCTGTCTTTACATAGGCCGCACAAACATTGCCAGTTGAATTCGCCGACATAGCAAAATCAAGCCCGTATACGGAGGCATCAAAAATGTAACCATTGTTGCTCCATGTTTCTGAATTGCCAGAGAACAGTTCAGCATTTTCGTTGCTAGTAGAATCAACCATCAGGATTCGCGGCATTGAAAGCAAATAGCTGTTTCCACCAGACGTTGTTCCCGACAAAGCCTTAGACTTTTGCAAAGTTACCAGATTTTCAATCCATGCATTTCCACTAAAATCAGCCGTATAGACTCCATCTGGTGCAGAATAGACTATTTTCGATGAATCTCCCTTGCTAATAAACAGCGGCATTTCAGCCTTTCTCAAAATATTTCCATAGCCAACCCACCCGGAAGAGGTTTTCTGAATATGCACAGTATAAATCCCGACACTGTCCGCCCCGACATCTATTTCCAATGTATATGAGGTATTGTCATCAAACGTAGCATACAACCCATCGGTAGCAGAGCAACAGTCGTAATGCCATCCAGCCGAAGCAGACTCTCCGTCCGCATAAAGACGATAACGGACTGCATCTTCCGAATTCTTTGGTTCCCAAGAAATAACTACATCCTCCTTGTTTCCGGCCAATACATATTGCAAGTTTCGATTAGTCGAAGACTGAAGAATCGGTTTGGAATCAAAAGATAAAGACGCCAAGTCATCTGAACCAAGAGAAGGATCGCTACATCTTGCATCGATGAAATCATTTTCGCTTACAAGCCGTAGACTACCGGAAACATCTTCACCAAAAGTCTTTTTGATCCGTCCGTTTTCATCCAGCGTAATATGCTTACCAACACCTCGATCATCAACTTCGGCAACAGGCATCCCGAAGTGTACATCATAGTATTTGACCATGGCTGCAGCACCAGCGGGGATCATCCGGATATCCTGCACACGAGTATTTCCCGTACTAGACAAGGAAACATTCTGTAAACCCGAATTCACTTCGCCTTCCCACTCGACATAATGCCAATTACCGGCCGCATTTCCATCTAAAGTCCAGTTATATTTCTGTATTCCATTAAGTGACAACGTAACTGTTGCAGATGTGTTGTCCGCATTTTGGACCCATGCGGAAAAACGATATTTAGCTTGCCTTGCCTGCTTGACGACACCTGAAAAGCCATATCTCAAATCCATCACGACTTTTGAAAAGCGACCATTAGACGCACCTTCGCCATCGGTCGCTCTTCCCTGTAAAGGCAACAAGTGACATTCACTAGTCACTTCCATGCCATTTTCGTCACAACGATCACCAGGAACAACAAGAATTTCATCAAATCCGGCATTTTGCACCACGGCACGTTCAAAAGCAATTGAGTCATCATCAACAACCCTTGCAGTCTTGTTTCCGAGTGCATCAGTTTTTTCTACTGCAAAACCGTTCAAAAATTTTAATACAGCAGAATTCTTTTTCCATATACCACTTGGGTTCTCATTAAGCGCCCAAGGAATTCCTTGGAAAGAATTGCCATTTACAAGGCTATCAGGATTATAAATCCATTCCTCAACAAGGTGCGGTATTCCTATTGAGTCGTTTGCAGCGGCATAACGAGCCGCCGTAGCCTGAACTACTTTTCCCGAAGTGCAATTGGGCTTACATGAATAAGAAAGCAATGGGTTGCGGAGATGATTTCCATTACGTTCAAAAGCATATTCTTCCGCCGAATATCTGAGAACCTGCTCATTAGAGATATCATTCGAACCGTTTTCAAAAAACAATTTTCTTGAGGGCAGTCCATTAAGCGCAATATTATACTCTATCGAATCCTTACTCTTGACGCCCTTGATATACGTTTCAACAGAACTGACTGCATCGACATGCAACAGATTCGGCCAATTTGAATTATGGTAACGAGTATACTTGGAAATTGAACTTTTTTCAATAACTTCCCCCACATAGGTTCTTTCAGCGCAAATTTTTCCCAGTCCAAGCCCGACATCACTGTAATCAATTGGGCACAATTCTCGTTCAATCATCCCTGAATTATCTGGTAATTCAACGCGAACGGTCGTTATTAAAGGTGTATTATTCACATAATCAAAGGCAACATCCGGAGCATTGTCAAAATTATAAACATACTTGTAAGAATACTCTTTGTCAATTATTGGATCCTGAACAGTCTTCTTTTCTACAAGTAACACGCCCTTATTTTTCACAAAGGAATCATTTTTCTTATAATAAACCCTTGTCGTTCCTTCTTCCGGCAGTCCAGTCGACCCCTCAACAGCAAAGAAATCACCTATTGTATAAGACTCGTCAAAGAGTTCGACCGTAGTCGGTCCTTGTCCGCTCGGGGTTCGGATATCCTCAAAGTGACTCCAATTTATATCAAGTTGTTCTTCGTTCCATTTTACGCCGTCCCACAGAAAAGCCTTGTTTGATCGTTTCTCTATATACCAATTCGAGCCAACAACCAAATGTTTTTCACTTTTGGAATCATCAGTATTTACTTCACCATATCTTATCCACCCACCATCATTTTGCCGCTCAAACAATTCAATATTTGCACCGGAGTGGGTTTCACTCCACACTCTCACATATTTACACTTCCACTTTACACCCCAACGCTTAAATTTCGGCCAACAAAAATAGGGGATTTTAATAATGTTGTCTACTTTGGGTCTTCTTGTCACAAAGAAATGGCTACTCCCAACAGCATCCCATTCCGCCTCTTTCAAAAGGTCAAAATCATCATGGTGGACCATATTCCTATTTTCAAAAGGAATCCGCCAGGATTCACCATCCCAATCAAATAAAGTCAAGTCATCGTTGTCATTGTGTCGCATAGCGACATAATTATAACCTACAGCCTGCGCCCTCGGAACGCCCTGAACCCCATGAACATCATAGTTAAGCAATTTTGTCCAACCACTACCATTCCAATGATACGCTTCTGCTCGTTGCCCCCAAAGGCCAGTGGACTCCACGGCACCAAACAAATAGCCGTTTCCCCAATAGTAACGATTATCGTCGTCCAAATCATCATTATCATAGGTTTTTTGGACAGAAATTCCGGATGCATCGTACTTAAAAGAAAAAATTCTTACTCGGTAGTTGTTTCCCAAATCTTCACCTATATAAGATACAGCAATATGATTTTCCGACGGATAAATCTGAAGGAACTGATTATCCATACTCCCTTCATCAGCAGAAAGAGTATCTATTACAAAAGTATTTCCCCATAGAGTCCAAGGAACTGTGAGCGTCAGGGTAGATTCGTCTGAAGACAGATTTCCCTTTACTATATAATTAGGACCTGTAAGCACCAATTCCTTATCACCATCATCATGAACATATGGCTTCACTTGCCACGAAGCACCATCCCATACAACAGGATACATATCGTAACTATCGCCATCACCTGTCACATAGGCGAACCAGTTGTTTTTCTCCGTAATAAAATACCCTTTGTCATGATACGGCAGTGAACTTAATTCCTTTCGTATATTCCAGGCGCCGTTTCGCCAATAATAAACAACAACTTTTTTTTCGTTCTTGTCAACACCTAACAAATAGGGAGTTCCGTCCTCCAAGTAACCTAGCGACACGTTGACGACAGGCAATTTCTCCGAGTGAATAGTCAACGGTTGTTTATCTATGGCCTGATAGACATAATCAAATGACACTTTTCCGCAGTTCGCCCCCTGAATTTCCTTCATCATGCCTAACGCGTAGGAATCATTCAAATACGCTTTATACACATTATCGTAGTATTCATACGATTCTCGTTTCGTTTCCTTTCCGGCGCCATTCGCCCACACTATTCGTGTCAATAAACGCTTGGTGTATTTTTTATTTTCGTCGGCGTCTAGACTTGGAGAAACTTTCAAAGCTTCATAACAGAAACCTACCGTTTGCAAAATTTCGCCATCCATTCCATAAAGTTCTACCTTAGACAAGAATTTTCGTTTCAGGGGGTCCACAAACGCATCAATTTCATCATCAGCAGAAAGTTCTTCTTTTCCGATAGCATCAACCACTTCACCTTCAAAATCACCTTCATTTTTATCCGAAAGAACAAACTTTACATAAGAACCCATCGAGGAACGAACCTCTTTTAAGTATGTTTCTTTTGTATATCTGTTTTGAGAAGTCCAGGAACCATGCTTTATTTTTTCCTGAAACTGGTAATAAGAATATGTTAAAGAATTATTTTTCCAATCATAAATCTTAGCTAGACTCCAAGAAACGGGATAAGGGACATCGTTTCCATCGATAGACTCACCCGTATGCCCAAATGCAGGAAAACCTAGCTCATATGCCGTCGCCCCTTGCGCACTACAAGCAGTATCTAAAGTATTAGACATGCAATAAGACATATCACCATACTGGTATTTATTGCCCGAATCATCCGTCAAAATCCATCCCACGACAATTTCAAAAGTTTTGCCACTTAAAATTTTTGTTTCAACATGTCTTTCAACCAACCAATATGGCAAACCTTCAATCCACCATCGATTTCCCTCATAAATCAACTTATAACGAATACCCTCTGCAGTTACCAAGTAATAAAAATCATCTAAAAGACTCATCGAATGATTGTTTTCGCTAACGATTTTTGCAAAACCCATAGACCAACCTAAACCGACCCAGCTAGTCGGACTCAAGTCATTTCGATTTTTTACACTCTGAGAAACATTACCCGAATAATTCAAAGCAAACGAGGTGGATACGCCCCCTGCAGACAGCGTTGCAAGAGGAACACTAAAGCTAACCGTTCCAGATAAAGGGTTTATCCCAC
Coding sequences within it:
- a CDS encoding RHS repeat domain-containing protein, whose amino-acid sequence is MKKTLIFLFLIVGFSFADVIAQRYSDGKIHRALPSWIDMSDAQVVPFSVNGTVLSLSEAHQFTYMSRTYSNLTIYADGRISFGNSTNGLDKDIEPYLQPISADVNMGNFFRWRSIVDANSNYLTVVEMGPFLYRGKSYSVQSSFFIDGEIQVQLWQNDVAHAKPELLNWMRPVLYNGTVKTRPEKKQVTRMDVYGPNGLRPGWIAKSFNGAGVSITEPNGIGTGLLVNMGTFSQAGGLLAYDYSREYPVVGGIRNIEVKMLNPVDVDDSLCIWYFNEFQGTADAYYPSMKKNQTMGVFSPEDYTYQWGGPFYTSSYVTRPAPGFKFQLAYPQNQNMTFRIGRIVYNLKQLPSIQFLPPKPYQLTFSITGSGRVSMNSPSGTSPFSLYEGEKASASIIGKAGSTIERITVNGKVVVLNGEIISKMPPINPSFNAMRDANEYVKLFKVYGNRPYSKIDFDITAMHENVNVVVEFAPCEARTLDVVPEMVKTDSYLDPVNQSNARKFTSAFFKDAFGSTVQKQDSLADGKYIVSAVYSDALGKTKYEPMSFVRDTTAFGYMDMACEACVTAANNYYDGTDSTDKPNAESNAFTEFEPRYGNTSGSFGRNAGIARRSFEYQQQVQEAYGLPASVATDFLYLNYLNEDNISDNFRKRIKNPGGKHLTISRDAEGRYTQSVTDEKNRTVSTWTYDGENELVVMNEYDGYDRLIRSYLRDYPAFADTMGYDAMGRLLSKKSNDRGLVEYAYDSLGNLRFTRNARQKALGNNYFMANVYDGEGRVVAIGEVHGGHDFAAPNTAIASAALTPIVRTVYGKPTSDTLTLYGVNLNSSLLGNILSQMDGIRDYDVGAIIAYDGEGNPVSIKMKSYDRIGRMSRQWVVYLFDDVPAVQLSYVYNLSDELASSTYSEWDGSGWTQKSTRTRTYDNKGRLVETREGNSMLASYTYSANGNVVSKHYYDAGAEVFAKTVRRDVYGRPVVLDYRNGSTELYSENISYENPLSVRQSTVARVWADAGTAGRVVENAGYTYDYLGRLTEMSGTRNASYRYDELGRLTAKREGSQAVGYYYGSQSHQGYYRPHGMTISGRSYTPFEYYSYDASGNVWLDRYARAAYELDARALPENVRLYPEVPSGISQNNLDDFESLELARIRMAYDENGQRMYFNYGDGSSGYGEATLGGVGVYRKDGSGDYTLVREDLIAGGYRKDGAAYFPVTDVQGNIRGYANTSGVQSAYAYYPYGTLIDLAHDDAEDSRRWQAKEFDSDLNKYYFGARFYDPLFGLWLTPDPAGQFANPYTYGGDPLNYIDPNGESVTAAIIVGAAIGAAIGGTVSAVNCSGANEVGCGKAIAQGAAIGGIAGAASGGVGSAVSGAIGGVGGAIAGGASGGATSGTINYLGNSVTGNGSVDGMGLWTAFWQGSVSGAISGGVSYGLSAWGQAFGGSWYNPATYFGNVPVVNSAMSSSISSMVLAEINGDDVGEAGLKGLMFGGLSSMANSLASIGLVYAANAVGGTDALNNLYGEKAGIWMTEKQAVKEMRTSPGAVSASVANDPVGWAIAILSGGGPFSHVRGSDIEGNVLENNGNGVMEYQNAADDDKSSTRLTFVSKKYADNYHSNVTVNNMKGMGYLKAGLCTGAVHELNPFYRGGAPNNLIPWRYRYHFYPGGLW
- a CDS encoding cadherin-like beta sandwich domain-containing protein, which codes for MRPFLRMVGEESPWLQPLWVFRAPPLRASDASPQRLAYSKKCSRFYIYLMLSKILQILFIACSVVLSQSVETGESFNKYMSPDGGINPLSGTVSFSVPLATLSAGGVSTSFALNYSGNVSQSVKNRNDLSPTSWVGLGWSMGFAKIVSENNHSMSLLDDFYYLVTAEGIRYKLIYEGNRWWIEGLPYWLVERHVETKILSGKTFEIVVGWILTDDSGNKYQYGDMSYCMSNTLDTACSAQGATAYELGFPAFGHTGESIDGNDVPYPVSWSLAKIYDWKNNSLTYSYYQFQEKIKHGSWTSQNRYTKETYLKEVRSSMGSYVKFVLSDKNEGDFEGEVVDAIGKEELSADDEIDAFVDPLKRKFLSKVELYGMDGEILQTVGFCYEALKVSPSLDADENKKYTKRLLTRIVWANGAGKETKRESYEYYDNVYKAYLNDSYALGMMKEIQGANCGKVSFDYVYQAIDKQPLTIHSEKLPVVNVSLGYLEDGTPYLLGVDKNEKKVVVYYWRNGAWNIRKELSSLPYHDKGYFITEKNNWFAYVTGDGDSYDMYPVVWDGASWQVKPYVHDDGDKELVLTGPNYIVKGNLSSDESTLTLTVPWTLWGNTFVIDTLSADEGSMDNQFLQIYPSENHIAVSYIGEDLGNNYRVRIFSFKYDASGISVQKTYDNDDLDDDNRYYWGNGYLFGAVESTGLWGQRAEAYHWNGSGWTKLLNYDVHGVQGVPRAQAVGYNYVAMRHNDNDDLTLFDWDGESWRIPFENRNMVHHDDFDLLKEAEWDAVGSSHFFVTRRPKVDNIIKIPYFCWPKFKRWGVKWKCKYVRVWSETHSGANIELFERQNDGGWIRYGEVNTDDSKSEKHLVVGSNWYIEKRSNKAFLWDGVKWNEEQLDINWSHFEDIRTPSGQGPTTVELFDESYTIGDFFAVEGSTGLPEEGTTRVYYKKNDSFVKNKGVLLVEKKTVQDPIIDKEYSYKYVYNFDNAPDVAFDYVNNTPLITTVRVELPDNSGMIERELCPIDYSDVGLGLGKICAERTYVGEVIEKSSISKYTRYHNSNWPNLLHVDAVSSVETYIKGVKSKDSIEYNIALNGLPSRKLFFENGSNDISNEQVLRYSAEEYAFERNGNHLRNPLLSYSCKPNCTSGKVVQATAARYAAANDSIGIPHLVEEWIYNPDSLVNGNSFQGIPWALNENPSGIWKKNSAVLKFLNGFAVEKTDALGNKTARVVDDDSIAFERAVVQNAGFDEILVVPGDRCDENGMEVTSECHLLPLQGRATDGEGASNGRFSKVVMDLRYGFSGVVKQARQAKYRFSAWVQNADNTSATVTLSLNGIQKYNWTLDGNAAGNWHYVEWEGEVNSGLQNVSLSSTGNTRVQDIRMIPAGAAAMVKYYDVHFGMPVAEVDDRGVGKHITLDENGRIKKTFGEDVSGSLRLVSENDFIDARCSDPSLGSDDLASLSFDSKPILQSSTNRNLQYVLAGNKEDVVISWEPKNSEDAVRYRLYADGESASAGWHYDCCSATDGLYATFDDNTSYTLEIDVGADSVGIYTVHIQKTSSGWVGYGNILRKAEMPLFISKGDSSKIVYSAPDGVYTADFSGNAWIENLVTLQKSKALSGTTSGGNSYLLSMPRILMVDSTSNENAELFSGNSETWSNNGYIFDASVYGLDFAMSANSTGNVCAAYVKTAAHDSTTPSVLASSCFINNVWMPIGGYTVFGQDFDAPPSVVPGIIENGDVFGVDLTTGPGGKLYVAYVARNPYFELYKDDVIAEHGDSVSSPKFLIIKRLFDSSESGISGSGSIWAGPTLTKDSASGDMLPNYLGDFVFMDDSIPLTMVKQFKIVGDADYIYLAVAYNVSVDNTGKTAITVLRGEFVDTEDEDGIPEHRLQFTPYEDASIVNSAGLPVEQERRIIAYLESDAPFDFAVRNGIPYVLFANSQNEDGLTLVSYRDSRWLSVGIPAFIKSNKMVNSASLAFGSNGTPAVVVRASDKETKSRRKHIVPMKYVSADDVDITLSGIQVTGAVTTISSEFRQYILNYSAKVLSNDSVIEISPALMEPLDVASVQVLHNGNQVSYEGVNFFGALISWVGSIFSPGYNFQDLTSEIHLEPGENRIEINVIGANGVSLTYTIDLVREHPTADSSDKTLQYSISTNSNLIPVGIALDTALYVSRGDSSYRKFCIQFPFGVRLWFKGTTYFRSTCVDLDFSKASIDTLFLEDEYGNKQVIFVEDDNIAENKNESDDDSSGVDEHENIPLPYRNLLGHKVYATGYMALYDRASISADEVVGETVEVCAGANVLAQMTVEGDVLLRSNSNVEDITLGGNLYMQDGATHGQIEHRDVHIADIPVNYFVTGITDFIVGVNDSATISSGAYKDFHAYANSEIHFEEGEYYFDSFVVEPDVRVYFDGPVRLWVQNGISIADRAGLYNSPGGAENVFLYTNTTDLMYFGVYSDFASILVAPFASVSLAPRSRWEGLIWANNIYVQADAVIE